The Microbulbifer sp. YPW1 genome contains a region encoding:
- a CDS encoding winged helix-turn-helix domain-containing protein, with the protein MTTLQFGEFELDCDQPVLARRGRPVNVQELPLRLLVLLATHPGELMTREALFQHFWPQDTSGLLDDNLNTLVRKLRQALNDSARSSRFIETVPKKGYRFIAPVISVAQPMEALVETAPAQPRKQIRPLALAGLCIVLLGSLSLLLYSQLPHLLSPPVERAPLSSVAVMPFVNASENNQRDYFSDGLADDLLSRLSGFKGLRVVSRTSSFALRGTELDARNIGQRLGTDALVEGSVRRDGEQLRINVRLVDARDGYQLWSRSYQRELTNIFAVQEEIAQEIAGALAGELHGAGERNATVSRIPPAAYDNYLKGRFYWHKRSQSGLLAAVDYFEQSIAMAPDYAPAWAGLADALAVLGFYDYLAPSEAFTRARGAARRTLQLDPANASAEANLGYVALYYDWDLKQAESHFLQAIAFKPDSSKAHQWYANLLVAAGRFGEAEREMRRATELDPLSLIANAALGWVLYHAGQYDMALEQLALAQELDPDFELVYLWRGWTLEAMGDLDGAKASLQENVSRSQGSAIGVASLARVLALGGQAAEASALLAGLESGDGYIPSYEMAKAYLALGDLSAVAHWLQRAAAQNSHSMVFLNVDPQLADFRETAAYTPLAEQVASGH; encoded by the coding sequence ATGACGACGCTGCAATTCGGAGAATTTGAACTCGACTGCGATCAGCCTGTGCTCGCCCGGCGCGGCAGGCCGGTGAATGTGCAGGAATTGCCGCTGCGTCTCCTCGTCCTGCTGGCAACCCACCCCGGTGAACTGATGACCCGGGAAGCCTTGTTCCAGCACTTCTGGCCGCAAGACACCAGTGGCTTGCTGGATGACAACCTCAATACCCTGGTGCGCAAGTTGCGCCAGGCGCTCAATGATTCCGCACGCAGCTCCCGCTTTATCGAGACGGTACCGAAAAAAGGCTATCGCTTTATTGCGCCGGTGATCTCCGTGGCGCAGCCGATGGAGGCGCTGGTGGAAACCGCGCCCGCGCAACCTCGCAAACAAATCCGCCCCCTGGCCCTAGCGGGACTGTGCATCGTGCTGTTGGGGAGCCTGTCGCTGTTGCTCTATTCGCAACTTCCTCACTTGCTGTCGCCTCCTGTAGAGCGCGCACCCCTCAGCTCCGTTGCGGTGATGCCATTCGTGAATGCCAGCGAGAACAACCAGCGGGATTATTTCAGCGACGGGCTGGCGGACGACCTGCTCAGTCGCTTATCCGGGTTCAAGGGGTTGCGGGTGGTGTCGCGGACTTCGTCCTTCGCGCTGCGCGGCACCGAGCTGGATGCGCGCAATATCGGCCAGCGGCTGGGGACCGATGCGCTGGTGGAAGGCAGTGTGCGCAGGGACGGGGAGCAGCTGCGTATCAATGTGCGGTTGGTCGATGCCCGCGATGGTTATCAGTTGTGGTCGCGCAGCTACCAGCGGGAACTGACCAATATCTTTGCGGTGCAGGAAGAGATCGCACAGGAGATTGCCGGGGCACTGGCGGGGGAGTTGCACGGCGCAGGCGAGCGCAACGCAACGGTAAGCCGGATTCCCCCGGCGGCCTACGATAACTACCTCAAGGGGCGCTTCTACTGGCACAAGCGTTCGCAAAGTGGCCTGCTTGCCGCGGTGGATTATTTTGAGCAATCCATTGCCATGGCGCCTGACTATGCGCCGGCCTGGGCGGGGTTGGCGGATGCCCTCGCGGTGTTGGGTTTCTACGATTACCTGGCGCCGTCGGAGGCATTCACCCGCGCGCGCGGTGCAGCCCGCCGGACACTGCAGTTGGATCCTGCCAATGCGTCGGCAGAGGCCAACCTGGGCTACGTGGCCCTGTATTACGACTGGGACCTGAAGCAGGCCGAATCCCATTTTCTGCAGGCGATTGCGTTCAAACCGGATTCCTCCAAGGCGCATCAATGGTATGCCAACCTGCTGGTGGCCGCCGGTCGTTTTGGCGAGGCGGAGCGGGAAATGCGCAGGGCCACGGAGCTCGATCCCCTGTCTTTGATTGCCAATGCCGCGCTGGGCTGGGTGCTGTATCACGCGGGGCAATACGATATGGCACTGGAACAGCTGGCGCTGGCGCAGGAACTGGATCCGGATTTCGAGCTGGTTTATCTGTGGCGCGGCTGGACCCTGGAAGCCATGGGCGACCTCGATGGTGCCAAGGCTTCCCTGCAGGAAAATGTATCCCGCTCACAGGGGAGTGCGATCGGCGTGGCATCCCTGGCGCGGGTGCTGGCTCTCGGTGGCCAGGCCGCAGAGGCGAGCGCGCTGCTCGCCGGACTCGAGTCTGGGGACGGGTATATCCCATCCTACGAAATGGCAAAGGCCTATCTGGCCCTCGGGGATCTGTCGGCGGTAGCTCATTGGCTGCAGCGGGCGGCTGCGCAGAATTCCCATTCTATGGTGTTTCTGAACGTGGACCCGCAGCTGGCGGACTTCCGCGAAACCGCTGCCTACACGCCGCTCGCCGAGCAGGTGGCCTCCGGCCATTGA
- a CDS encoding DUF4242 domain-containing protein, producing the protein MGRSIFTAVLLLCSLATFAAENHQYIIERTIPGAQKLTAEELKSISQKSRAVLESLGPEIQWQQSYVAEDKFYCVYQAPNKEIIAKHAKLGGFPADKIVEVSGIIGPQTAAD; encoded by the coding sequence ATGGGACGTTCCATTTTTACTGCCGTATTACTGCTGTGCAGCCTGGCCACTTTTGCGGCCGAAAACCACCAGTACATCATCGAGCGCACTATCCCCGGGGCACAGAAACTGACCGCGGAAGAACTCAAATCCATCTCGCAGAAATCCCGCGCAGTACTCGAATCCCTGGGGCCGGAAATCCAGTGGCAGCAGAGCTATGTCGCGGAAGACAAGTTCTACTGCGTGTACCAGGCCCCGAACAAAGAAATCATCGCCAAGCACGCCAAGCTGGGCGGTTTTCCCGCGGACAAGATCGTTGAAGTGAGTGGAATTATCGGGCCGCAGACCGCGGCGGATTGA
- a CDS encoding serine/threonine protein kinase, with translation MTESSHPYDALTPDRVIDCVESVGLLSDARIFPLNSYENRVYQVGIDEAQPLIAKFYRPGRWSDAQIREEHQFSLELAAAEVPVVAPLEINGDTLHSAHGFRFALFPRRGGRQVELDNFDHLEQVGTMLGRIHAIGATRPFQHRAELSLQRFAIDSREFILSGDFLPRENVEAYATTTAHLIEQIAPVLEQDWKQIRLHGDCHSGNFLWRDETPWFVDLDDCINGPAIQDLWMLISGDRAEQTAYLDAVVEGYETFYPFDPAQLQLVEPLRCLRQMHHAAWLARRWEDPAFPIAFPWFNTPRYWAEHILALREQQSALQEPTLTLGAV, from the coding sequence ATGACCGAATCGTCACACCCTTACGACGCACTGACCCCGGATCGGGTAATCGACTGCGTGGAGAGTGTTGGGCTGCTGTCCGACGCCCGAATATTTCCTCTGAACAGCTACGAGAACCGCGTCTACCAGGTGGGAATTGACGAGGCGCAACCGCTGATCGCCAAGTTCTACCGCCCCGGGCGCTGGAGCGACGCGCAGATCCGCGAGGAACACCAGTTCTCGCTGGAACTGGCCGCGGCCGAGGTGCCAGTGGTCGCGCCGCTGGAAATCAACGGCGACACCCTGCACTCGGCGCACGGCTTCCGCTTTGCCCTGTTTCCCCGCCGCGGCGGGCGCCAGGTGGAGCTGGATAATTTTGATCACCTGGAACAGGTGGGCACCATGCTCGGGCGGATTCACGCCATCGGTGCGACGCGGCCTTTTCAACACCGCGCGGAACTGTCACTGCAGCGGTTTGCCATCGACAGCCGGGAGTTCATTCTCAGCGGCGACTTCCTTCCTCGGGAGAATGTAGAGGCCTACGCCACCACCACCGCGCACCTGATTGAACAGATTGCGCCGGTACTGGAGCAGGACTGGAAGCAAATCCGCCTGCACGGCGACTGCCACAGCGGCAACTTCCTGTGGCGGGACGAAACGCCGTGGTTTGTAGACCTGGACGACTGTATCAATGGCCCGGCGATCCAGGATCTGTGGATGCTGATCTCCGGTGACCGCGCGGAACAGACCGCCTATCTCGACGCGGTGGTGGAAGGCTACGAGACCTTCTACCCTTTTGATCCGGCCCAGCTGCAACTGGTGGAGCCCCTGCGCTGCCTGCGCCAGATGCACCACGCGGCCTGGCTGGCACGGCGCTGGGAGGACCCGGCATTCCCCATTGCCTTCCCCTGGTTCAATACCCCGCGCTACTGGGCGGAACATATTCTGGCCCTCCGGGAACAGCAATCAGCGCTGCAGGAGCCAACGCTCACCCTCGGCGCCGTGTGA
- the cysE gene encoding serine O-acetyltransferase, translated as MEKLKPRVDQDELWSGIRKDVSVQVEREPILASFLHATILNHNTLESALSFHLANKLDSPVAPALLIREVIDEALEADPGIGAAARADLAAVEQRDSACHSLYEPFLYFKGFHALQAWRVAHWLWQQNRRSLSLFVQHRISVVFGVDIHPAAQLGQGILLDHATGIVIGETAVVEDNVSIMQSVTLGGTGKESGDRHPKVRCGVLIGAGSKILGNIEIGRCSQIASGSVVLKAVPEKALVAGVPAKVIGTASCDQPALSMNQCALSQVDRLR; from the coding sequence ATGGAAAAGCTAAAGCCCCGAGTGGACCAGGACGAGCTGTGGAGTGGCATTCGCAAGGATGTGTCGGTGCAGGTGGAACGGGAACCGATTCTCGCGAGCTTCCTGCACGCGACCATTCTCAACCACAACACGCTGGAATCTGCGCTCAGCTTCCACCTCGCCAACAAACTCGACAGCCCGGTAGCCCCTGCGCTGCTGATTCGCGAAGTCATCGACGAAGCCCTGGAAGCGGATCCGGGTATCGGCGCTGCTGCCCGCGCAGACCTGGCCGCAGTAGAGCAACGCGACAGCGCCTGCCACTCCCTGTACGAACCCTTCCTGTACTTCAAGGGATTCCATGCCCTGCAAGCGTGGCGCGTCGCCCACTGGCTGTGGCAACAGAACCGCCGCTCCCTGTCCCTGTTTGTGCAGCACCGTATTTCCGTGGTGTTCGGCGTGGATATCCACCCGGCAGCGCAGCTCGGCCAGGGCATCCTGCTGGACCACGCCACCGGGATCGTGATCGGCGAGACCGCGGTGGTGGAGGACAATGTTTCCATCATGCAGTCCGTCACCCTCGGCGGCACCGGCAAGGAATCCGGCGACCGCCACCCGAAAGTGCGCTGCGGCGTATTGATCGGCGCCGGCAGCAAAATCCTCGGCAATATCGAAATCGGCCGCTGCTCACAGATCGCGTCCGGCAGCGTGGTACTGAAAGCCGTACCTGAGAAAGCGCTGGTGGCAGGCGTGCCCGCCAAGGTCATCGGCACCGCCAGCTGCGACCAGCCGGCGCTGTCCATGAACCAATGTGCCCTGTCCCAGGTGGATCGTTTGCGCTGA
- a CDS encoding GNAT family N-acetyltransferase: MKYSLSAKNLVCRNLENKAGYCADLLNPKQSKEITGLLRTDSGLLSSRFNQVVSNSVMQPRILQRFVVDYFAERHSPFSLWHCASKPLDDEALAELHLIRKAPQIAMASEVKQLAAEEVQLEGLEIKAVTTADGILAYGDLIVAMQGNPRENAQIKKFYQQLSELPEHKHSRLKLFLGEYQGTPVATGCLFSSPDSLGFYDLGTLAEHRGRGIGRAMFQHLVNEVTHSHHKHVVALVGEDQQDLWLNAGFYAVGEVAHYEFTPERGSAHIPNGPAENSDLSDGRKSA; the protein is encoded by the coding sequence ATGAAATACAGTCTCAGCGCGAAAAATCTCGTTTGCCGCAACCTGGAAAACAAAGCCGGGTACTGCGCAGACCTCCTGAACCCCAAACAGAGCAAGGAAATCACCGGCCTGCTGCGCACCGACAGTGGGCTGCTTAGCAGCCGCTTCAACCAGGTGGTCAGCAACTCGGTGATGCAGCCGCGTATCCTGCAGCGCTTTGTGGTGGACTACTTTGCGGAGCGGCACAGCCCCTTTTCCCTGTGGCACTGCGCCAGCAAGCCCCTAGATGACGAGGCCCTCGCCGAGCTGCACCTGATACGCAAGGCGCCGCAGATCGCCATGGCGTCGGAAGTAAAACAGCTAGCCGCGGAAGAAGTGCAACTGGAAGGGTTGGAAATCAAGGCGGTCACCACCGCGGACGGCATCCTCGCCTACGGCGACCTGATAGTTGCCATGCAGGGCAACCCGCGCGAAAACGCGCAGATCAAGAAATTCTACCAGCAGCTCTCCGAGCTCCCGGAACACAAGCACAGCCGCCTAAAACTGTTCCTCGGCGAATACCAGGGCACCCCCGTCGCCACCGGTTGCCTGTTTTCCTCCCCCGATTCCCTCGGCTTCTACGACCTCGGCACCCTGGCAGAACACCGCGGCCGCGGTATCGGCAGGGCCATGTTCCAGCATCTGGTCAACGAAGTGACCCACAGCCACCACAAGCACGTGGTGGCCCTGGTCGGCGAGGATCAACAGGATCTGTGGCTGAACGCCGGCTTCTATGCCGTGGGCGAAGTAGCCCACTACGAATTCACGCCGGAGCGCGGCAGCGCGCATATCCCGAACGGTCCAGCGGAAAACAGCGACCTGAGCGACGGCCGCAAGAGCGCATAG
- the epmA gene encoding EF-P lysine aminoacylase EpmA, with amino-acid sequence MSESNWRPTAPLENLRRRATLLADIRRFFSERQVLEMEVPTLSRRATSDPHIDSIVADCSGNAAYLATSPEFGLKRLLAAGMGDCYYLGKAFRNGEAGGRHNPEFTMLEWYRVGWDDHRLMIEVGELLSWLLRISKVRSYSYRALFLQHLDVDPHRASFEELKATVAKVLELSFEPAGRDECLDLLMSHHIEPNMGEGISLVYDFPATQAALARVEDDELGVPVARRFEAYVGGMELANGYWELTDAPEQLRRFEADHRYREDNHKPVHPFEERLVEALEAGMPDCAGVALGVDRLLMLASGASRIDEVIAFPIERA; translated from the coding sequence ATGTCTGAATCCAACTGGCGCCCCACCGCCCCCCTGGAAAACCTCCGCCGCCGTGCCACCCTGCTCGCGGATATCCGTCGTTTCTTCAGCGAACGCCAGGTGCTGGAGATGGAGGTGCCCACTCTTTCCCGTCGCGCCACCAGCGACCCGCATATCGACTCGATTGTTGCCGATTGCAGCGGTAACGCCGCGTATCTGGCGACCAGCCCGGAATTTGGCCTGAAGCGTCTGCTGGCGGCGGGGATGGGGGATTGTTATTACCTGGGCAAGGCGTTCCGCAATGGCGAGGCGGGAGGGCGGCACAATCCCGAGTTCACCATGCTGGAGTGGTACCGGGTGGGCTGGGATGACCACCGCTTGATGATCGAGGTGGGGGAGCTGTTGTCCTGGCTGCTGCGGATTTCAAAAGTGCGCTCGTACAGTTATCGCGCGCTGTTTCTGCAGCACCTGGACGTGGACCCGCACCGGGCGTCTTTTGAGGAGCTGAAGGCGACGGTGGCGAAGGTGCTGGAGTTGTCGTTTGAGCCGGCGGGGCGGGATGAGTGTCTCGATCTGTTGATGAGTCACCATATCGAGCCAAATATGGGGGAGGGGATTTCGCTGGTTTACGATTTTCCCGCGACCCAGGCGGCGCTGGCGCGGGTGGAGGACGACGAGCTTGGAGTGCCGGTGGCGCGGCGGTTCGAGGCCTATGTGGGTGGTATGGAGCTGGCCAATGGTTACTGGGAATTGACCGATGCACCGGAGCAGCTGCGTCGCTTTGAGGCGGATCACCGCTATCGGGAGGATAACCACAAGCCGGTCCATCCGTTTGAGGAGCGCCTGGTAGAGGCGCTCGAGGCGGGCATGCCGGATTGCGCGGGGGTGGCGCTGGGGGTGGATCGGTTGTTGATGCTGGCCAGCGGCGCCAGCCGGATCGACGAGGTGATTGCCTTTCCCATCGAGCGCGCCTGA